Proteins encoded within one genomic window of Ctenopharyngodon idella isolate HZGC_01 chromosome 6, HZGC01, whole genome shotgun sequence:
- the adora4a gene encoding adenosine receptor A3 isoform X3: MALGGGLIYISLEVLIAVGCCLGNVLVMWAVWRSGALNQTTFCLIVSLAMADFLVGAVAIPLAVIVDVHVKIPFHACLFISCVLIVPLQASVLTLLAIAVDRCLRVCIPFKYKTTVTKKRSWIIAAVCWILASVLGFLPMFGWYNHDTLTHYNSTSIDCQFIAVIPASYLVHFIYEGCFLPPLAVMITLYCYIFFKVRRQSRGRAGVASETGACNKKEQKLASSLVLVLALFIVCWLPLHVIQAITYYNQNIHVPSIALYFGILLSHANSMVNPVVYAFKIPKIMQEYRKIWRKVIGRQQQADINATASTTDSHDGQVHVRISPQERVSGII, encoded by the exons GTGGAGGGTTAATTTACATCTCTCTTGAGGTGCTCATCGCTGTAGGATGCTGTCTGGGCAATGTGCTGGTGATGTGGGCCGTGTGGAGGAGCGGAGCCCTGAACCAAACCACTTTCTGCCTGATTGTGTCGCTGGCGATGGCTGATTTCCTGGTTGGAGCCGTGGCCATTCCTCTGGCTGTGATTGTGGACGTCCATGTGAAGATCCCTTTCCATGCCTGTCTGTTCATCAGTTGTGTCCTGATTGTCCCGTTGCAAGCATCAGTGCTCACCCTCCTGGCCATTGCTGTGGATCGCTGTCTGCGGGTCTGTATCCCATTCAA GTATAAGACTACAGTCACTAAGAAGCGCTCATGGATCATCGCCGCTGTGTGCTGGATTCTGGCGTCCGTACTGGGCTTCTTACCGATGTTTGGATGGTACAACCATGACACACTGACACATTACAACTCCACCTCCATAGACTGTCAATTCATTGCTGTCATTCCTGCTTCATACCTGGTCCACTTTATCTATGAGGGGTGTTTTCTTCCTCCACTGGCAGTCATGATTACTTTGTATTGCTACATCTTTTTTAAAGTTAGGAGACAGTCGAGGGGGAGAGCAGGGGTGGCGTCTGAAACTGGTGCATGTAATAAAAAGGAACAGAAACTAGCCAGCTCTCTGGTTTTGGTTTTGGCTCTTTTTATTGTTTGCTGGCTGCCATTACACGTGATACAAGCCATCACATACTATAACCAGAATATACATGTACCATCCATTGCTTTGTACTTTGGCATTCTCCTTTCTCATGCCAACTCGATGGTTAACCCTGTAGTGTATGCCTTCAAAATCCCTAAGATTATGCAGGAGTACAGGAAGATTTGGAGGAAAGTGATTGGTCGACAGCAGCAGGCAGATATAAACGCTACTGCTAGTACCACAGACAGCCATGATGGACAAGTTCATGTGAGAATCAGTCCACAGGAGAGAGTCAGTGGTATTATTTAA
- the adora4a gene encoding adenosine receptor A3 isoform X1: protein MFSPDSKYSLNISSLRKIASLINTPTDVSSLVNMALGGGLIYISLEVLIAVGCCLGNVLVMWAVWRSGALNQTTFCLIVSLAMADFLVGAVAIPLAVIVDVHVKIPFHACLFISCVLIVPLQASVLTLLAIAVDRCLRVCIPFKYKTTVTKKRSWIIAAVCWILASVLGFLPMFGWYNHDTLTHYNSTSIDCQFIAVIPASYLVHFIYEGCFLPPLAVMITLYCYIFFKVRRQSRGRAGVASETGACNKKEQKLASSLVLVLALFIVCWLPLHVIQAITYYNQNIHVPSIALYFGILLSHANSMVNPVVYAFKIPKIMQEYRKIWRKVIGRQQQADINATASTTDSHDGQVHVRISPQERVSGII, encoded by the exons GTGGAGGGTTAATTTACATCTCTCTTGAGGTGCTCATCGCTGTAGGATGCTGTCTGGGCAATGTGCTGGTGATGTGGGCCGTGTGGAGGAGCGGAGCCCTGAACCAAACCACTTTCTGCCTGATTGTGTCGCTGGCGATGGCTGATTTCCTGGTTGGAGCCGTGGCCATTCCTCTGGCTGTGATTGTGGACGTCCATGTGAAGATCCCTTTCCATGCCTGTCTGTTCATCAGTTGTGTCCTGATTGTCCCGTTGCAAGCATCAGTGCTCACCCTCCTGGCCATTGCTGTGGATCGCTGTCTGCGGGTCTGTATCCCATTCAA GTATAAGACTACAGTCACTAAGAAGCGCTCATGGATCATCGCCGCTGTGTGCTGGATTCTGGCGTCCGTACTGGGCTTCTTACCGATGTTTGGATGGTACAACCATGACACACTGACACATTACAACTCCACCTCCATAGACTGTCAATTCATTGCTGTCATTCCTGCTTCATACCTGGTCCACTTTATCTATGAGGGGTGTTTTCTTCCTCCACTGGCAGTCATGATTACTTTGTATTGCTACATCTTTTTTAAAGTTAGGAGACAGTCGAGGGGGAGAGCAGGGGTGGCGTCTGAAACTGGTGCATGTAATAAAAAGGAACAGAAACTAGCCAGCTCTCTGGTTTTGGTTTTGGCTCTTTTTATTGTTTGCTGGCTGCCATTACACGTGATACAAGCCATCACATACTATAACCAGAATATACATGTACCATCCATTGCTTTGTACTTTGGCATTCTCCTTTCTCATGCCAACTCGATGGTTAACCCTGTAGTGTATGCCTTCAAAATCCCTAAGATTATGCAGGAGTACAGGAAGATTTGGAGGAAAGTGATTGGTCGACAGCAGCAGGCAGATATAAACGCTACTGCTAGTACCACAGACAGCCATGATGGACAAGTTCATGTGAGAATCAGTCCACAGGAGAGAGTCAGTGGTATTATTTAA
- the adora4a gene encoding adenosine receptor A1 isoform X5: MWAVWRSGALNQTTFCLIVSLAMADFLVGAVAIPLAVIVDVHVKIPFHACLFISCVLIVPLQASVLTLLAIAVDRCLRVCIPFKYKTTVTKKRSWIIAAVCWILASVLGFLPMFGWYNHDTLTHYNSTSIDCQFIAVIPASYLVHFIYEGCFLPPLAVMITLYCYIFFKVRRQSRGRAGVASETGACNKKEQKLASSLVLVLALFIVCWLPLHVIQAITYYNQNIHVPSIALYFGILLSHANSMVNPVVYAFKIPKIMQEYRKIWRKVIGRQQQADINATASTTDSHDGQVHVRISPQERVSGII, translated from the exons ATGTGGGCCGTGTGGAGGAGCGGAGCCCTGAACCAAACCACTTTCTGCCTGATTGTGTCGCTGGCGATGGCTGATTTCCTGGTTGGAGCCGTGGCCATTCCTCTGGCTGTGATTGTGGACGTCCATGTGAAGATCCCTTTCCATGCCTGTCTGTTCATCAGTTGTGTCCTGATTGTCCCGTTGCAAGCATCAGTGCTCACCCTCCTGGCCATTGCTGTGGATCGCTGTCTGCGGGTCTGTATCCCATTCAA GTATAAGACTACAGTCACTAAGAAGCGCTCATGGATCATCGCCGCTGTGTGCTGGATTCTGGCGTCCGTACTGGGCTTCTTACCGATGTTTGGATGGTACAACCATGACACACTGACACATTACAACTCCACCTCCATAGACTGTCAATTCATTGCTGTCATTCCTGCTTCATACCTGGTCCACTTTATCTATGAGGGGTGTTTTCTTCCTCCACTGGCAGTCATGATTACTTTGTATTGCTACATCTTTTTTAAAGTTAGGAGACAGTCGAGGGGGAGAGCAGGGGTGGCGTCTGAAACTGGTGCATGTAATAAAAAGGAACAGAAACTAGCCAGCTCTCTGGTTTTGGTTTTGGCTCTTTTTATTGTTTGCTGGCTGCCATTACACGTGATACAAGCCATCACATACTATAACCAGAATATACATGTACCATCCATTGCTTTGTACTTTGGCATTCTCCTTTCTCATGCCAACTCGATGGTTAACCCTGTAGTGTATGCCTTCAAAATCCCTAAGATTATGCAGGAGTACAGGAAGATTTGGAGGAAAGTGATTGGTCGACAGCAGCAGGCAGATATAAACGCTACTGCTAGTACCACAGACAGCCATGATGGACAAGTTCATGTGAGAATCAGTCCACAGGAGAGAGTCAGTGGTATTATTTAA